A single region of the Rhipicephalus microplus isolate Deutch F79 chromosome 10, USDA_Rmic, whole genome shotgun sequence genome encodes:
- the LOC119180626 gene encoding uncharacterized protein LOC119180626 isoform X2 produces MPSLADGAAAISDTTTPVPAASLGPPLCSPDESVLESLVAVLVAAIIFLAALVLAVLLFACSSQQTRRELHCSHDHHRHCNKRRRRRSFQEVRSRACCGGDRDEDVELFCDGREATAVGGPPRRFDYGSSAGRSSSPDAAAIKRSPYHPGYNSPVTTSRPPPSSSHREGFRKSRYASPGGTCSDPALHSTAAQEGPPQGWRGLQECTGR; encoded by the coding sequence ATGCCTTCGCTGGCCGACGGTGCAGCGGCAATAAGCGACACGACTACGCCCGTACCTGCTGCCAGTCTCGGTCCACCTCTGTGCTCCCCGGACGAGAGCGTACTCGAGAGCCTCGTCGCCGTGTTGGTTGCGGCGATCATCTTCCTCGCAGCTTTGGTTCTCGCCGTGCTCCTGTTCGCCTGTTCGTCGCAGCAAACGAGGCGCGAACTGCACTGCAGTCACGACCACCACCGCCACTGCAACAAGAGACGGCGCCGCCGAAGCTTTCAGGAGGTCCGCTCGCGGGCTTGCTGTGGCGGTGATCGCGACGAGGACGTCGAGCTCTTCTGCGATGGTCGCGAGGCGACGGCCGTCGGCGGGCCGCCTCGGCGCTTCGATTACGGCAGCAGCGCCGGACGGTCATCCTCGCCCGACGCAGCGGCAATTAAGAGGTCACCGTACCACCCGGGGTACAACAGTCCGGTGACAACGTCGAGGCCGCCGCCGTCGTCCAGTCACCGCGAGGGATTCCGAAAGTCGAGATACGCGAGTCCCGGTGGAACATGCTCGGACCCGGCATTGCACTCGACAGCG